The proteins below come from a single Haliaeetus albicilla chromosome 22, bHalAlb1.1, whole genome shotgun sequence genomic window:
- the IL21R gene encoding interleukin-21 receptor isoform X1 has translation MKARLIPPQPSTYELMTELNFQLFIFFLMFGFVFCFVFFPPCPGHPVRTNMRNKLWLQSISFFLLFQYTTRCENLTCFVDYVQTLSCILRNDWDASSYNLTATWVSEEDPENTVAACNLLQLSRNTSHTQYMCTVDMTELLADFKVQVDVTEIAHRQHVISKGFYMGQNIKPQPPFNLTAVFSEGYNISWETIYQNSPFYFLNEELEYQLRYKRRTDTWETQKTKDVVHEDKRTLVIPPRELQMNTEYEFQVRARPREDTGYHGFWSEWSPPLMLKTSPAAVTQTAGMGWLLLFGVVVAITASITTFLAKQRSLWKKMACIPDPAAFFKPLYLVHNGDFKKWVGASHKKMTFDLFEWGIVLPEVLEVYTMHPSNSTSREELRELRKDLPCRPCVSCLTAPGQDSQSLLSSVNSSSGTQDRSYGHLSIDTVTVADEFTPCNCQCNCNRVYRGHEHTIEEDSSAGETGYPKVNVDDEDGKLSNDLHLADLSTQDKILASGSVSTDHLRSTSVPAHQQVERALEGGMGSILEALCLQPNQWDLENPGSLPSPDGESVSYSEGSYDFFPHIARPGDSYPMICVDLDTIDSGFVDSDCGSPVDCEFEQNSQTNCGSIPLEQEDFPRSYVKQWVSCRSDGPVIGTQTN, from the exons atgaaagcaagatTAATTCCACCTCAACCCTCAACATATGAGTTGATGACTGAGCTGAATTTtcaattgtttatttttttcttaatgtttgggtttgtgttttgttttgttttttttcccccctgcccaggaCATCCAGTCAGAACCAACATGAGGAACAAACTGTGGCTCCAGagtatttccttcttccttttattcCAGTACA CTACGCGTTGTGAAAACCTCACTTGTTTTGTGGACTATGTACAGACCCTGTCCTGTATCCTGAGAAATGACTGGGATGCCAGTTCATATAACCTCACTGCAACATG GGTTTCTGAGGAAGATCCCGAAAATACTGTGGCTGCCTGCAATCTCCTGCAATTGTCCAGGAACACCAGCCACACACAGTACATGTGCACCGTGGACATGACTGAACTCCTGGCAGATTTCAAAGTCCAGGTGGATGTTACAGAGATAGCTCATAGGCAGCATGTGATTTCCAAAGGCTTTTATATGGGacagaaca TCAAACCACAGCCTCCGTTCAATCTGACTGCTGTGTTCTCAGAGGGTTACAATATTTCCTGGGAAACCATCTACCAGAACTCtcctttttactttttgaatGAGGAGTTGGAATATCAGCTGCGTTATAAGAGAAGGACCGACACTTGGGAG ACTCAGAAGACTAAAGATGTCGTCCATGAAGATAAACGGACACTGGTGATCCCGCCACGGGAACTCCAGATGAACACTGAGTATGAGTTCCAAGTGAGAGCCAGACCTCGAGAAGACACTGGCTACCATGGATTTTGGAGTGAATGGAGTCCTCCGCTGATGTTGAAAACCAGCCCTGCTG CAGTGACACAAACAGCAGGCATGGgatggctgctgctgtttggtGTTGTCGTGGCCATCACTGCCTCAATCACAACCTTTCTGGCCAAACAGCGGAG ctTGTGGAAGAAGATGGCTTGCATCCCAGACCCTGCTGCCTTTTTCAAACCTCTTTACCTGGTGCATAATGGAGATTTCAAG AAGTGGGTTGGTGCATCCCATAAGAAAATGACCTTTGATTTATTTGAATGGGGAATAGTCCTTCCAGAAGTCCTAGAAGTTTACACCATGCATCCTTCCAACAGCACCTCACGGGAAGAGCTGCGTGAGCTGAGAAAAGATCTGCCTTGCAGGCCCTGTGTGTCTTGCCTGACTGCCCCAGGTCAGGATAGCCAGTCTCTGCTGTCTAGTGTGAACAGCAGCAGTGGGACTCAGGACCGGTCATATGGGCATTTGTCCATTGATACTGTGACTGTGGCTGATGAATTTACACCTTGTAACTGCCAGTGCAACTGTAACCGTGTGTACAGGGGACACGAGCATACCATCGAGGAAGATAGTAGTGCTGGAGAAACTGGTTACCCCAAGGTTAACGTTGATGATGAAGATGGAAAGCTATCCAATGACTTGCATCTGGCTGATCTGAGCACGCAGGACAAAATACTTGCTTCAGGCTCTGTGTCCACAGACCACCTGAGGAGTACAAGTGTCCCAGCCCACCAGCAAGTAGAAAGGGCTTTagaaggagggatggggagcatCCTAGAAGCCCTTTGCTTGCAGCCTAATCAGTGGGATTTGGAAAATCCAGGTTCTCTACCTTCTCCTGATGGTGAAAGTGTTTCCTACAGTGAAGGCTCCTATGACTTCTTCCCTCACATTGCAAGGCCTGGTGACAGTTACCCTATGATCTGCGTAGACTTGGACACTATCGACAGTGGCTTTGTGGACTCAGACTGTGGGAGTCCAGTTGACTGTGAATTTGAGCAAAACAGTCAGACCAACTGTGGGTCCATCCCTCTTGAGCAGGAGGACTTTCCACGGAGCTACGTCAAGCAGTGGGTCTCCTGTCGCTCTGATGGCCCTGTCATTGGGACACAGACAAACTaa
- the IL21R gene encoding interleukin-21 receptor isoform X2 produces the protein MKARLIPPQPSTYELMTELNFQLFIFFLMFGFVFCFVFFPPCPGHPVRTNMRNKLWLQSISFFLLFQYTTRCENLTCFVDYVQTLSCILRNDWDASSYNLTATWVSEEDPENTVAACNLLQLSRNTSHTQYMCTVDMTELLADFKVQVDVTEIAHRQHVISKGFYMGQNIKPQPPFNLTAVFSEGYNISWETIYQNSPFYFLNEELEYQLRYKRRTDTWETQKTKDVVHEDKRTLVIPPRELQMNTEYEFQVRARPREDTGYHGFWSEWSPPLMLKTSPAVTQTAGMGWLLLFGVVVAITASITTFLAKQRSLWKKMACIPDPAAFFKPLYLVHNGDFKKWVGASHKKMTFDLFEWGIVLPEVLEVYTMHPSNSTSREELRELRKDLPCRPCVSCLTAPGQDSQSLLSSVNSSSGTQDRSYGHLSIDTVTVADEFTPCNCQCNCNRVYRGHEHTIEEDSSAGETGYPKVNVDDEDGKLSNDLHLADLSTQDKILASGSVSTDHLRSTSVPAHQQVERALEGGMGSILEALCLQPNQWDLENPGSLPSPDGESVSYSEGSYDFFPHIARPGDSYPMICVDLDTIDSGFVDSDCGSPVDCEFEQNSQTNCGSIPLEQEDFPRSYVKQWVSCRSDGPVIGTQTN, from the exons atgaaagcaagatTAATTCCACCTCAACCCTCAACATATGAGTTGATGACTGAGCTGAATTTtcaattgtttatttttttcttaatgtttgggtttgtgttttgttttgttttttttcccccctgcccaggaCATCCAGTCAGAACCAACATGAGGAACAAACTGTGGCTCCAGagtatttccttcttccttttattcCAGTACA CTACGCGTTGTGAAAACCTCACTTGTTTTGTGGACTATGTACAGACCCTGTCCTGTATCCTGAGAAATGACTGGGATGCCAGTTCATATAACCTCACTGCAACATG GGTTTCTGAGGAAGATCCCGAAAATACTGTGGCTGCCTGCAATCTCCTGCAATTGTCCAGGAACACCAGCCACACACAGTACATGTGCACCGTGGACATGACTGAACTCCTGGCAGATTTCAAAGTCCAGGTGGATGTTACAGAGATAGCTCATAGGCAGCATGTGATTTCCAAAGGCTTTTATATGGGacagaaca TCAAACCACAGCCTCCGTTCAATCTGACTGCTGTGTTCTCAGAGGGTTACAATATTTCCTGGGAAACCATCTACCAGAACTCtcctttttactttttgaatGAGGAGTTGGAATATCAGCTGCGTTATAAGAGAAGGACCGACACTTGGGAG ACTCAGAAGACTAAAGATGTCGTCCATGAAGATAAACGGACACTGGTGATCCCGCCACGGGAACTCCAGATGAACACTGAGTATGAGTTCCAAGTGAGAGCCAGACCTCGAGAAGACACTGGCTACCATGGATTTTGGAGTGAATGGAGTCCTCCGCTGATGTTGAAAACCAGCCCTGCTG TGACACAAACAGCAGGCATGGgatggctgctgctgtttggtGTTGTCGTGGCCATCACTGCCTCAATCACAACCTTTCTGGCCAAACAGCGGAG ctTGTGGAAGAAGATGGCTTGCATCCCAGACCCTGCTGCCTTTTTCAAACCTCTTTACCTGGTGCATAATGGAGATTTCAAG AAGTGGGTTGGTGCATCCCATAAGAAAATGACCTTTGATTTATTTGAATGGGGAATAGTCCTTCCAGAAGTCCTAGAAGTTTACACCATGCATCCTTCCAACAGCACCTCACGGGAAGAGCTGCGTGAGCTGAGAAAAGATCTGCCTTGCAGGCCCTGTGTGTCTTGCCTGACTGCCCCAGGTCAGGATAGCCAGTCTCTGCTGTCTAGTGTGAACAGCAGCAGTGGGACTCAGGACCGGTCATATGGGCATTTGTCCATTGATACTGTGACTGTGGCTGATGAATTTACACCTTGTAACTGCCAGTGCAACTGTAACCGTGTGTACAGGGGACACGAGCATACCATCGAGGAAGATAGTAGTGCTGGAGAAACTGGTTACCCCAAGGTTAACGTTGATGATGAAGATGGAAAGCTATCCAATGACTTGCATCTGGCTGATCTGAGCACGCAGGACAAAATACTTGCTTCAGGCTCTGTGTCCACAGACCACCTGAGGAGTACAAGTGTCCCAGCCCACCAGCAAGTAGAAAGGGCTTTagaaggagggatggggagcatCCTAGAAGCCCTTTGCTTGCAGCCTAATCAGTGGGATTTGGAAAATCCAGGTTCTCTACCTTCTCCTGATGGTGAAAGTGTTTCCTACAGTGAAGGCTCCTATGACTTCTTCCCTCACATTGCAAGGCCTGGTGACAGTTACCCTATGATCTGCGTAGACTTGGACACTATCGACAGTGGCTTTGTGGACTCAGACTGTGGGAGTCCAGTTGACTGTGAATTTGAGCAAAACAGTCAGACCAACTGTGGGTCCATCCCTCTTGAGCAGGAGGACTTTCCACGGAGCTACGTCAAGCAGTGGGTCTCCTGTCGCTCTGATGGCCCTGTCATTGGGACACAGACAAACTaa
- the IL21R gene encoding interleukin-21 receptor isoform X3 translates to MRNKLWLQSISFFLLFQYTTRCENLTCFVDYVQTLSCILRNDWDASSYNLTATWVSEEDPENTVAACNLLQLSRNTSHTQYMCTVDMTELLADFKVQVDVTEIAHRQHVISKGFYMGQNIKPQPPFNLTAVFSEGYNISWETIYQNSPFYFLNEELEYQLRYKRRTDTWETQKTKDVVHEDKRTLVIPPRELQMNTEYEFQVRARPREDTGYHGFWSEWSPPLMLKTSPAAVTQTAGMGWLLLFGVVVAITASITTFLAKQRSLWKKMACIPDPAAFFKPLYLVHNGDFKKWVGASHKKMTFDLFEWGIVLPEVLEVYTMHPSNSTSREELRELRKDLPCRPCVSCLTAPGQDSQSLLSSVNSSSGTQDRSYGHLSIDTVTVADEFTPCNCQCNCNRVYRGHEHTIEEDSSAGETGYPKVNVDDEDGKLSNDLHLADLSTQDKILASGSVSTDHLRSTSVPAHQQVERALEGGMGSILEALCLQPNQWDLENPGSLPSPDGESVSYSEGSYDFFPHIARPGDSYPMICVDLDTIDSGFVDSDCGSPVDCEFEQNSQTNCGSIPLEQEDFPRSYVKQWVSCRSDGPVIGTQTN, encoded by the exons ATGAGGAACAAACTGTGGCTCCAGagtatttccttcttccttttattcCAGTACA CTACGCGTTGTGAAAACCTCACTTGTTTTGTGGACTATGTACAGACCCTGTCCTGTATCCTGAGAAATGACTGGGATGCCAGTTCATATAACCTCACTGCAACATG GGTTTCTGAGGAAGATCCCGAAAATACTGTGGCTGCCTGCAATCTCCTGCAATTGTCCAGGAACACCAGCCACACACAGTACATGTGCACCGTGGACATGACTGAACTCCTGGCAGATTTCAAAGTCCAGGTGGATGTTACAGAGATAGCTCATAGGCAGCATGTGATTTCCAAAGGCTTTTATATGGGacagaaca TCAAACCACAGCCTCCGTTCAATCTGACTGCTGTGTTCTCAGAGGGTTACAATATTTCCTGGGAAACCATCTACCAGAACTCtcctttttactttttgaatGAGGAGTTGGAATATCAGCTGCGTTATAAGAGAAGGACCGACACTTGGGAG ACTCAGAAGACTAAAGATGTCGTCCATGAAGATAAACGGACACTGGTGATCCCGCCACGGGAACTCCAGATGAACACTGAGTATGAGTTCCAAGTGAGAGCCAGACCTCGAGAAGACACTGGCTACCATGGATTTTGGAGTGAATGGAGTCCTCCGCTGATGTTGAAAACCAGCCCTGCTG CAGTGACACAAACAGCAGGCATGGgatggctgctgctgtttggtGTTGTCGTGGCCATCACTGCCTCAATCACAACCTTTCTGGCCAAACAGCGGAG ctTGTGGAAGAAGATGGCTTGCATCCCAGACCCTGCTGCCTTTTTCAAACCTCTTTACCTGGTGCATAATGGAGATTTCAAG AAGTGGGTTGGTGCATCCCATAAGAAAATGACCTTTGATTTATTTGAATGGGGAATAGTCCTTCCAGAAGTCCTAGAAGTTTACACCATGCATCCTTCCAACAGCACCTCACGGGAAGAGCTGCGTGAGCTGAGAAAAGATCTGCCTTGCAGGCCCTGTGTGTCTTGCCTGACTGCCCCAGGTCAGGATAGCCAGTCTCTGCTGTCTAGTGTGAACAGCAGCAGTGGGACTCAGGACCGGTCATATGGGCATTTGTCCATTGATACTGTGACTGTGGCTGATGAATTTACACCTTGTAACTGCCAGTGCAACTGTAACCGTGTGTACAGGGGACACGAGCATACCATCGAGGAAGATAGTAGTGCTGGAGAAACTGGTTACCCCAAGGTTAACGTTGATGATGAAGATGGAAAGCTATCCAATGACTTGCATCTGGCTGATCTGAGCACGCAGGACAAAATACTTGCTTCAGGCTCTGTGTCCACAGACCACCTGAGGAGTACAAGTGTCCCAGCCCACCAGCAAGTAGAAAGGGCTTTagaaggagggatggggagcatCCTAGAAGCCCTTTGCTTGCAGCCTAATCAGTGGGATTTGGAAAATCCAGGTTCTCTACCTTCTCCTGATGGTGAAAGTGTTTCCTACAGTGAAGGCTCCTATGACTTCTTCCCTCACATTGCAAGGCCTGGTGACAGTTACCCTATGATCTGCGTAGACTTGGACACTATCGACAGTGGCTTTGTGGACTCAGACTGTGGGAGTCCAGTTGACTGTGAATTTGAGCAAAACAGTCAGACCAACTGTGGGTCCATCCCTCTTGAGCAGGAGGACTTTCCACGGAGCTACGTCAAGCAGTGGGTCTCCTGTCGCTCTGATGGCCCTGTCATTGGGACACAGACAAACTaa